ATGGAGCCGGCATCGTCGTAATCGACCATAAAGTGTTTCGCGAGCAGTGTGTAAACCTCCTGCGCCTTGTCGTTCAGCTTTTTGGAGAGGGGCAGGATGGCCGCTTTATACGGCGCGAGAGCCGGATGCAGGTGCATGACAATACGGCTGTCGTTTTCGCCAAGCTCTTCTTCATCGTACGCGTCGCACAAAAAGGCCAGTGTAACACGGTCCGCGCCGAGGGACGGCTCTATGACGTAGGGGATGTAGCGCTCGTTGCTCTCGGGATCAAAATAATCCAGCGCCTTGCCGGAATGGTTCTGGTGCTGCTTGAGATCGTAGTCGGTACGGTCCGCAATGCCCCACAGCTCGCCCCAGCCGAACGGGAACAGGAATTCGATGTCCGTCGTGGCCTTGGAATAGAAAGAAAGCTCTTCCTTCTCATGGTCGCGAAGGCGCAGGTTCTCTTCATTCAGGCCAAGGTTTAAGAGCCAGTTCTTGCAGTAGTCCTTCCAGTAGTAGAACCAGTCGAGGTCAGTATCGGGCTTGCAGAAGAATTCCAGCTCCATCTGCTCGAACTCACGGGTGCGGAACGTAAAGTTGCCGGGAGTGATTTCGTTGCGGAAGGATTTGCCGATCTGCGCCACGCCGAACGGAATCTTGCGGCGGGTGGTACGCTGAATATTGGTAAAGTTTACAAAAATACCCTGGGCGGTTTCGGGGCGCAGGAAGATTTCGTTCTTCGCGTCCTCGGTAACGCCCTGGAAGGTTTTAAACATCAGGTTGAACTTACGGATGTCTGTAAAGTTCTTCGAGCCGCAGTCGGGGCAGGCAATGTCATGCTCCTTAATATAATCAGACATCTGCTCGAAGGTCATGCCGTTTGCGTCACCGCCGGCCTCTTCAATCAGCTTGTCGGCGCGGTGACGGGTGTGGCAGTCGCGGCAGTCCATCAGCGGGTCGGAAAATCCGCCCACGTGGCCGGAGGCAACCCATACCTGCGGGTTCATCAGAATCGCGGAATCGAGCCCTACGTTATATGGGCTTTCCTGTACGAACTTTTTGCGCCACGCCGCTTTTACGTTATTTTTAAATTCCACTCCCAACGGGCCGTAATCCCAGGTGTTGGAAAGTCCGCCGTAAATTTCGGAGCCGGAATAAACAAATCCCCGGTTCTTACACAGACTGACAACCTTGTCCATGGTTTTTTCGCTGTTCTTTAACATGTTTCATCCTCCGATTTCGGGACGCTGGCTGCGCCCCTTTATTTTTTCTGGTTGAAGATCAGCAGCTTGCTGAAAATATAATTCAGAATGACCACAATCACGTTCATCAGGATTTTGGCCACCCAGAAATTCCAGTGCAGAAGATCCACCAAAAGCCCCATGCCGAGAGTATCTACCCCCAGCGAAAACAGGCGCGCCCCCAGAAAAGACATCGATTCCCGCAGCAGTACCGCGGGCGCCATGCTTTTGCTTTGGAACACGAACAGCTTATTGGTGAAAAAGGCAAACGCGACGGAAGCAACCCAGGCCAGCGTGTTGGCCAAGTACAGGTTCCAGTGCAGAAAATCGTACAAAAGGCCGGCCAGCAAAATGTTGATCAGCGTTGTAAGAACGCCGAACACCAGGTACGACAGCATCTCCGGCGTAGTAAGAAATCGCCACAGCTTAGTAAGTTTATTCATTTCGGGAATCCCTCCTGCGAGCCATACATTACAGTGTACCATTGTGCGGCGTTTCCTGCAAGTAAAATTCTTGCGAAATATCCCGCAACAAAAAAAGGAAAAAACGTTTGCGGTCACCCCGCATGATACAGGCGCAGAGCGGGGAGGAGATGTGCCGGGAGACGAAAGCTTTATAAAATATTCATCCTTTTTATTGCCCGTTTTAGTATAATAACTGGTATAATAATACGGAATAACCGTAATATCAAATTATATGATATAGACAGGACGGGAG
Above is a window of Faecalispora anaeroviscerum DNA encoding:
- a CDS encoding glycine--tRNA ligase encodes the protein MLKNSEKTMDKVVSLCKNRGFVYSGSEIYGGLSNTWDYGPLGVEFKNNVKAAWRKKFVQESPYNVGLDSAILMNPQVWVASGHVGGFSDPLMDCRDCHTRHRADKLIEEAGGDANGMTFEQMSDYIKEHDIACPDCGSKNFTDIRKFNLMFKTFQGVTEDAKNEIFLRPETAQGIFVNFTNIQRTTRRKIPFGVAQIGKSFRNEITPGNFTFRTREFEQMELEFFCKPDTDLDWFYYWKDYCKNWLLNLGLNEENLRLRDHEKEELSFYSKATTDIEFLFPFGWGELWGIADRTDYDLKQHQNHSGKALDYFDPESNERYIPYVIEPSLGADRVTLAFLCDAYDEEELGENDSRIVMHLHPALAPYKAAILPLSKKLNDKAQEVYTLLAKHFMVDYDDAGSIGKRYRRQDEIGTPYCLTYDFESETDGCVTIRDRDTMQQERVSIDKLIEYIEAKIEF
- a CDS encoding GtrA family protein, which encodes MNKLTKLWRFLTTPEMLSYLVFGVLTTLINILLAGLLYDFLHWNLYLANTLAWVASVAFAFFTNKLFVFQSKSMAPAVLLRESMSFLGARLFSLGVDTLGMGLLVDLLHWNFWVAKILMNVIVVILNYIFSKLLIFNQKK